CGCCATGTGGAGCCGGCTCCTTGACGGAATGATCTTCCAGCCCACCTCCGGCGTGGATCTCCGCCCGGAGCAGGTTGGCCTGAGCGGCGAGGATGTCTTTCTCGAAGCCGCTGACGGCGTGCGCATCCACGGCTTCTGGCTGCCGGCCGAGGGGGCGACGCGCGCGCTCCTCTTCCTGCACGGCAACGCCGGCAACGCATCGCATCGCCTGCCCAACGCGGCGGAGCTGGTCGCGCTGGGAACCAGTGTGTTGCTCCTCGACTATCGCGGATACGGACTCAGCGACGGCAGCCCGAGCGAGGCGGGAGTGTATGCGGACGCCCGGGCGGGTCTCGGGTACTTGATCGAGGAGCGTGGCATTCCGGAGGATCGCATCGTCGTGTTCGGGCGTTCCGTCGGTGGCGCCGTGGCCGTGGACCTCGTACAGGATCGGGCGATCGCCGGGCTGATCTTGGAGAGCACCTTCACCTCGGTATCGGCAATGGCGCGGTCGTTGCTGCCCCTCGCTGCGCCCTTCGTGCGCGGCCACTTCGACTCCGAGAGCAAGATTGCGAGGCTGCGAGCTCCCCTGCTCTTCTTTCACGGAGACCGTGACGAGATCGTACCGTATGGGCTCGGTCGGCAGCTCTTCGAAGCCGCACCCGGGCCCAAGGCCTTCGAGACCATCGAGGGGGCGGGCCACAACGACACCACGACCATCGGCGGACGGCCCTACTTTGAACGC
The bacterium DNA segment above includes these coding regions:
- a CDS encoding alpha/beta hydrolase, which produces MQRGPTLVLLGVALVGILAMWSRLLDGMIFQPTSGVDLRPEQVGLSGEDVFLEAADGVRIHGFWLPAEGATRALLFLHGNAGNASHRLPNAAELVALGTSVLLLDYRGYGLSDGSPSEAGVYADARAGLGYLIEERGIPEDRIVVFGRSVGGAVAVDLVQDRAIAGLILESTFTSVSAMARSLLPLAAPFVRGHFDSESKIARLRAPLLFFHGDRDEIVPYGLGRQLFEAAPGPKAFETIEGAGHNDTTTIGGRPYFERIGRFLNEVAPA